From Oculatellaceae cyanobacterium, a single genomic window includes:
- a CDS encoding sensor histidine kinase encodes MQLRLPFSNHSFRLMLYLEWILLGITLLGEIRPEPHRMSATTLPISILVVIVFGLMGLKLPTGKISNKLLYTGAEFGLLFLTFLLDSRTIFFPLLGLIIVIRSCLIFPQSGRLTVAGLVFFAVLLMLFQQMPLSPPPPRPRHPPPPELFANTIWTLRLNTAVTFGLALLFILLLVNALLSERQSREKLLLANEQLRQYALRIEDQATLQERNRIAREIHDALGHALTAQSIQLENALLFLPSDTEKTESFLKEAKQLGSRALQEVRRSISTLRSNPLQGQSLEVAIANTITEFRQTTGIIPDCTIQLIQPISTDISTALYRIIQESLTNIYKHSHATQVHIFLQERREMIHLEINDNGQGFNPEGNTTGFGLQGMRERTTALGGQFSLTSQPKQGCRITVLIPLPLTL; translated from the coding sequence ATGCAACTTCGCTTACCCTTTTCCAACCATTCCTTCCGTCTGATGCTCTATCTGGAATGGATTTTATTGGGAATAACTTTACTGGGAGAAATTCGACCAGAACCCCATAGAATGAGTGCTACAACGCTACCAATTTCAATTCTGGTAGTGATTGTTTTTGGTTTGATGGGGCTCAAGCTACCAACTGGAAAAATTAGTAACAAATTGCTTTATACAGGAGCAGAATTTGGATTACTATTTTTAACTTTTTTATTAGACAGTCGCACAATCTTTTTTCCTCTGCTTGGTTTAATAATTGTGATTCGCAGTTGTCTAATTTTTCCGCAATCTGGTCGCTTGACTGTGGCGGGATTGGTATTTTTTGCTGTTTTGCTAATGCTGTTTCAGCAAATGCCCCTGTCACCGCCTCCGCCTCGCCCAAGACATCCACCTCCACCAGAGTTATTTGCTAATACAATCTGGACACTCAGACTCAATACAGCAGTAACTTTTGGACTGGCGCTGTTGTTTATTCTGCTATTAGTTAATGCTTTATTATCTGAACGTCAGAGTCGCGAGAAACTATTGCTCGCGAATGAGCAATTACGCCAGTATGCTTTGCGAATTGAAGACCAAGCAACGCTGCAAGAACGTAATCGCATTGCGCGAGAAATTCATGATGCTTTAGGACACGCTTTAACTGCCCAAAGTATTCAGTTAGAAAATGCCTTGTTATTTCTGCCATCCGATACAGAAAAAACCGAGTCATTTTTAAAAGAGGCAAAACAGCTTGGATCTAGGGCATTGCAGGAGGTAAGACGCTCAATTTCTACATTGCGTTCAAATCCATTGCAAGGACAATCATTAGAAGTGGCGATCGCTAATACAATCACAGAGTTTCGCCAAACTACCGGAATTATACCAGATTGTACAATTCAACTAATTCAACCAATATCTACCGACATTAGTACAGCACTTTACCGGATTATTCAAGAATCCCTCACTAACATTTACAAACATAGCCATGCAACCCAAGTACATATTTTCCTCCAAGAAAGGCGAGAAATGATTCATCTCGAAATTAACGATAATGGTCAAGGATTTAACCCAGAGGGAAATACAACCGGATTTGGACTTCAGGGAATGCGAGAACGCACTACTGCTTTAGGTGGTCAATTCTCACTCACTAGCCAACCAAAGCAAGGCTGCCGAATTACTGTCTTAATTCCGTTGCCACTCACTTTATAG
- a CDS encoding response regulator transcription factor, which yields MIYAKIRLLLVDDQLIIRQGLKSLLEAKPDLEVVGEAENGQQAIAQVETLQPDVVLMDVRMPIMDGVAATRIICQQFSKTRVLVLTTFDDDDYVSQAMRLGARGYLLKDTHSDDLATAIRAVHKGYTQMGPGLLEKAIALPSPATPPQPTRLPPELAGLTTREREVLRLIAAGASNREIAEKLYISERTVKNHISSILSQLNLRDRTQAAMFVSAFLPLL from the coding sequence ATGATATATGCTAAGATTCGCCTATTGCTGGTTGATGACCAACTGATTATCCGTCAAGGCTTGAAAAGTCTATTGGAAGCCAAACCTGATTTAGAAGTCGTGGGAGAGGCAGAAAACGGGCAACAGGCAATTGCTCAAGTGGAAACCTTGCAACCCGATGTAGTGTTAATGGATGTGCGGATGCCTATAATGGATGGCGTTGCTGCTACTCGGATAATTTGTCAACAATTTAGCAAAACTAGAGTGTTAGTTTTGACAACATTTGATGATGATGATTATGTCTCGCAAGCGATGCGATTAGGGGCGCGAGGTTATTTACTCAAAGATACTCATTCTGATGACTTAGCCACAGCAATTCGAGCGGTTCATAAAGGTTACACCCAAATGGGGCCAGGATTATTGGAAAAAGCGATCGCACTTCCATCTCCCGCAACTCCACCCCAACCCACGCGCCTACCTCCAGAACTTGCAGGATTAACAACCAGAGAACGTGAGGTACTACGTTTAATTGCCGCAGGCGCAAGTAACCGCGAGATTGCAGAAAAACTCTACATTTCAGAAAGAACGGTTAAAAACCATATCAGTAGTATTTTAAGTCAGTTAAATTTGCGCGATCGCACACAAGCTGCTATGTTTGTGAGTGCTTTTTTACCTCTACTATAA
- a CDS encoding c-type cytochrome, which yields MDNQLPKPETIMQRISLIVLAVLLAILTSILGVHLLRVSDPYINGVLSLRGDPVLGHAIFQMNCAGCHGLQAEGRVGPSLDHISKRKSRVHLIEQVISGKTPPMPQFQPSPQEMADLLSYLEKL from the coding sequence TTGGATAACCAGCTACCTAAACCTGAAACCATCATGCAACGCATCAGCTTGATCGTGCTGGCGGTTCTGCTGGCAATCCTGACAAGCATTTTGGGCGTTCACCTGCTTCGCGTTTCAGATCCTTATATCAACGGTGTGTTGTCTCTTAGGGGTGATCCGGTACTAGGACACGCCATCTTTCAAATGAATTGCGCTGGATGTCACGGATTGCAAGCTGAAGGTCGAGTAGGCCCAAGTTTAGATCATATATCTAAGCGAAAGTCTCGCGTTCATCTAATTGAGCAAGTAATCAGTGGTAAAACTCCTCCGATGCCACAGTTTCAACCTAGTCCCCAGGAAATGGCAGATTTACTCAGTTATTTGGAAAAATTATGA
- the petG gene encoding cytochrome b6-f complex subunit PetG — protein MVEPLLSGMVLGLITITLAGLFAAAYMQYKRGNKLGI, from the coding sequence GTGGTAGAACCTCTGCTTTCAGGCATGGTACTAGGCTTAATCACCATCACCCTTGCTGGCTTGTTTGCCGCAGCTTATATGCAGTATAAGCGCGGTAACAAACTCGGTATATAG
- the rsmD gene encoding 16S rRNA (guanine(966)-N(2))-methyltransferase RsmD — MSLRIYGNRQLKTLPGLETRPTPSRVREAIFNIWQGKIDGCRWLDLCTGSGSMGAEALCRGASFVVGIEQSSRACKIIQENWQKVAREEQKFQVLRGDVVQRLKTLAGQEFDHIYFDPPYASNLYQPVLEAIAGYQLLASTGELAVEHSPNKWQVEPVPHLEIDREKVYGNTAVTFYIPSLLPRLYCI; from the coding sequence ATGAGCCTGAGAATTTACGGAAATCGTCAACTTAAAACTTTACCAGGATTAGAGACTAGACCAACTCCAAGCAGAGTACGGGAGGCGATATTTAATATTTGGCAAGGGAAAATTGATGGCTGTCGCTGGCTGGATTTATGTACTGGTAGCGGTTCAATGGGTGCAGAAGCTTTATGTCGTGGCGCTAGTTTTGTAGTTGGTATTGAACAATCAAGCCGCGCCTGTAAAATTATTCAGGAGAATTGGCAAAAAGTAGCCCGTGAGGAGCAAAAATTTCAAGTATTGCGGGGGGATGTAGTGCAGAGATTAAAAACCCTTGCGGGTCAAGAATTTGACCATATCTACTTTGATCCCCCTTACGCAAGCAACTTGTATCAACCAGTATTGGAAGCGATCGCAGGGTATCAACTTCTCGCTTCCACTGGTGAATTAGCAGTAGAACACAGCCCTAATAAATGGCAGGTTGAACCTGTTCCCCATCTAGAGATTGACCGTGAGAAAGTCTACGGCAATACGGCTGTTACCTTCTATATACCGAGTTTGTTACCGCGCTTATACTGCATATAA
- the hisH gene encoding imidazole glycerol phosphate synthase subunit HisH, whose product MSVIAVVDYGMGNLHSVCKGLEKAGTTPKVTDSAKEIAQADAVVLPGVGSFDPAVKQLRSQDLVEPIKDAIASGKPFLGICLGLQILFDGSEEGVEPGLGIVAGTVRKFKPEPDLTIPHMGWNQLQITQQTSVWDQLSDQPWVYFVHSYYVDPSDRAVTAANVTHGSQTVTAAIRRDNLMAVQFHPEKSSTTGLQILSNFVQQALTINN is encoded by the coding sequence ATGTCAGTAATCGCAGTTGTAGACTACGGCATGGGCAATCTCCACTCTGTTTGTAAAGGGTTAGAGAAAGCTGGAACAACCCCGAAAGTAACCGACTCTGCTAAGGAAATAGCACAGGCGGATGCGGTGGTGTTACCAGGAGTGGGTTCATTTGATCCAGCAGTAAAACAACTGCGATCGCAGGATTTAGTAGAACCGATTAAAGATGCGATCGCATCAGGTAAACCATTTCTGGGCATTTGTCTAGGGCTGCAAATTCTGTTTGATGGCAGTGAAGAAGGCGTAGAACCAGGATTAGGCATTGTTGCGGGTACAGTGCGAAAATTTAAACCAGAACCAGATTTAACCATTCCCCACATGGGTTGGAATCAACTTCAAATTACTCAGCAAACATCTGTATGGGATCAGCTATCAGATCAACCTTGGGTTTATTTTGTTCATTCCTACTACGTCGATCCTAGCGATCGCGCTGTGACAGCAGCAAATGTGACACACGGAAGTCAAACTGTAACAGCAGCTATCCGCCGTGACAACCTCATGGCTGTACAGTTTCACCCAGAAAAATCTTCTACCACTGGCTTACAAATATTATCTAATTTCGTCCAGCAAGCCTTGACAATTAACAATTAA
- a CDS encoding peptidase C15: MNTKILLTSFDTWLPHHTSNSSDDLLEELSKIDFLPYSLSFLRQLPVNIEKASSLVIDKIHQLQPDVVVCCGMAEKNIKLTIESQATFQQSILKTTVDLENLLLDLSDTTISNDAGKFVCEGLYYSVLQELQTQQLASKSINKNKKNCVFVHVPILTPYNLPVIVEDFRLILQKLALLYAA, translated from the coding sequence ATGAACACTAAAATACTGCTAACATCATTTGACACTTGGCTACCTCATCACACATCAAATTCTTCCGATGATTTGTTAGAAGAACTATCTAAAATAGATTTTCTGCCCTATTCACTTTCTTTTTTGAGACAGTTACCTGTTAATATTGAAAAAGCAAGTTCATTGGTAATTGATAAGATACATCAACTGCAACCAGATGTAGTTGTCTGTTGTGGCATGGCAGAAAAAAATATAAAATTAACTATTGAATCACAAGCTACTTTTCAACAATCAATTCTGAAGACAACCGTAGATTTAGAAAATTTACTTCTTGATTTAAGTGATACTACAATTAGCAATGATGCTGGAAAATTTGTTTGCGAGGGACTGTATTATTCAGTTTTACAGGAGTTACAAACACAACAATTGGCTTCAAAAAGTATTAATAAAAATAAGAAAAATTGTGTATTTGTTCATGTTCCCATCTTAACACCCTATAATCTGCCTGTAATCGTGGAGGATTTTAGATTAATTTTACAAAAGCTGGCACTTTTATATGCAGCTTGA
- a CDS encoding DUF3370 domain-containing protein, whose protein sequence is MPTPASVQQEVVQPGEVRALPGKLDKVLVFNSNSPEVVQKEGILLSTFPAVGKSLPTAHLNFPLTGRFDIFAHHIAKATSPDDLRTLYLGVILHNPNPKPVTVEVLQAASYLSQPDAPFIELPSHVENPLGKVYSGPGSRVMDDVLRGKRQADFPAKLIIPPGTSQLLMNHPIPVKTLTPPLNGRSVLIRLRSDRSVYVASLGMYARQNSDGTERAPTLQEWQALLDKGDLAAPRDRAPTPPQQTTGSMIYGRVAGVALGSQWQAQLIDNPKSKVLTIPQPGQAFSYALSTLPRGSLGTNQIQSAPILARYPDTAYLAHGNYGIQYSLSLPLANNTSKSQTVTLAIQTPLKQDKLKEGLVFLQPPAPQTFFRGTVQVSYPDEQGKLSKRYVHLVQKRGQQGEPLVKLNIPAGDRTLVQVDFLYPPDASPPQVLTVKTVQPLQK, encoded by the coding sequence ATGCCGACACCTGCATCAGTACAACAAGAGGTAGTCCAACCAGGTGAAGTACGTGCATTACCAGGGAAACTAGATAAAGTACTGGTATTTAATAGTAATAGTCCAGAAGTAGTTCAAAAAGAAGGCATTTTACTATCTACTTTTCCTGCTGTTGGTAAAAGTTTGCCAACTGCTCATCTAAATTTCCCACTAACAGGAAGATTTGATATATTTGCCCACCACATTGCTAAAGCTACTTCTCCAGATGATCTGAGAACTTTGTATCTGGGAGTAATCTTGCATAATCCTAACCCGAAGCCAGTAACGGTAGAGGTATTACAGGCAGCAAGTTATCTGAGTCAACCAGATGCGCCATTTATAGAGTTACCGTCTCATGTAGAAAATCCTTTGGGAAAAGTGTATTCTGGGCCTGGTAGCAGGGTAATGGATGATGTTTTACGGGGAAAAAGGCAAGCTGATTTTCCTGCTAAATTAATTATTCCGCCTGGTACAAGTCAGCTATTGATGAATCATCCGATACCCGTAAAGACGCTGACACCACCGTTAAATGGTCGTTCTGTATTAATCAGGTTGCGTAGCGATCGCTCTGTTTATGTTGCTAGTTTGGGAATGTATGCACGTCAAAATTCTGACGGCACTGAAAGAGCGCCAACTTTGCAAGAATGGCAGGCATTACTAGATAAGGGTGATTTAGCAGCACCACGCGATCGCGCTCCTACTCCTCCACAACAAACAACTGGTTCCATGATTTATGGGCGTGTTGCAGGTGTTGCCTTGGGTTCTCAATGGCAAGCGCAATTAATTGATAATCCTAAAAGCAAGGTTCTCACCATTCCTCAACCTGGTCAAGCTTTTTCCTACGCTCTCAGTACTCTCCCGCGAGGAAGTTTGGGAACTAATCAAATTCAAAGCGCTCCTATATTAGCGCGTTACCCTGATACGGCTTACCTTGCTCATGGTAATTATGGCATTCAGTACAGCTTAAGTTTACCTTTAGCTAACAATACGAGTAAGTCTCAAACTGTAACTTTAGCTATCCAGACACCTTTGAAGCAAGACAAATTAAAAGAAGGACTGGTTTTCTTGCAACCTCCTGCACCTCAAACTTTCTTTCGCGGTACTGTGCAGGTAAGCTACCCTGATGAGCAAGGCAAACTTTCTAAGCGTTATGTACATTTAGTACAAAAGCGGGGTCAGCAGGGTGAACCATTAGTTAAGTTGAATATACCAGCAGGCGATCGCACCCTTGTACAAGTTGACTTTCTTTATCCTCCCGATGCCAGTCCACCACAGGTATTAACTGTTAAAACTGTTCAACCTCTCCAAAAATGA
- a CDS encoding glycosyltransferase, translating to MKILILIGAHLCTAPRPLKEAEALANAGHDVTIGGFWFDPELVKRDRILINNKKWRFEPIIDFQPTTFLGRWKNTVIRLKARIARERWQRWRTFSPELLGYGAKAMLSFARKTVADLTIVHSEAGLWVGNQLLDQGFRVGVDFEDWFSEDLLPADRITRPIPQIKTLESRLARECKYCITTSHALAEALSKAYQAPKPSVIYNVFPWAEREQIDSQKLDRRNHNLPSLHWFSQTIGAGRGLETLFQAFPYLNIPVEIHLRGNYPDTYRQWLEALVSDEWRDRLIIHPTVPNNELLSRIAEHDIGLALESSDIKSRDLTVTNKLFQYLQAGLAVIATDTVGQKEIFSQFHDIGELIPSNNPQALAQAIDNLLSNPNKLTAAKSAALHATASQFCWEKQAQILVEAVNFAIDHSNIG from the coding sequence ATGAAGATATTAATTCTAATTGGCGCTCACCTTTGTACTGCTCCTCGTCCTTTAAAAGAAGCTGAAGCATTAGCTAATGCTGGGCATGATGTGACAATAGGAGGGTTTTGGTTTGATCCAGAATTAGTAAAGCGCGATCGCATCCTCATAAATAATAAAAAATGGCGCTTTGAACCTATCATTGATTTTCAACCAACTACCTTTCTAGGGCGCTGGAAAAATACTGTAATTCGACTAAAAGCACGTATTGCAAGGGAACGTTGGCAAAGGTGGCGCACTTTTTCACCAGAATTATTAGGTTATGGTGCTAAAGCAATGTTATCTTTTGCTCGCAAAACTGTCGCTGATTTAACAATTGTGCATTCAGAAGCAGGTTTGTGGGTAGGTAATCAATTATTAGATCAAGGTTTTCGCGTAGGTGTAGATTTTGAAGATTGGTTTTCTGAAGATTTGTTACCAGCAGATCGCATTACTAGACCAATTCCTCAAATCAAAACTTTAGAAAGTAGGCTGGCGCGTGAGTGTAAATATTGTATTACGACTTCTCACGCTTTAGCTGAAGCCTTATCTAAAGCTTATCAAGCGCCCAAACCGAGTGTTATTTATAATGTTTTTCCTTGGGCGGAACGTGAGCAAATTGATAGTCAAAAGTTAGATAGACGCAATCATAACTTGCCATCATTGCATTGGTTTTCTCAAACAATAGGAGCAGGCAGAGGGCTAGAAACACTTTTTCAAGCTTTCCCTTACCTCAATATTCCCGTAGAAATTCATTTGCGGGGGAATTATCCTGATACTTATCGTCAATGGTTAGAAGCGTTGGTTAGTGATGAATGGCGCGATCGCCTGATCATTCATCCAACTGTTCCTAATAACGAGTTGTTATCTCGCATTGCTGAACACGATATTGGGTTAGCTTTGGAAAGTAGCGATATCAAGAGCCGAGATCTCACTGTTACTAATAAATTATTTCAATATCTCCAAGCAGGTTTAGCAGTAATTGCGACTGATACTGTTGGTCAAAAAGAGATTTTTTCTCAATTTCATGATATTGGTGAGTTAATTCCTAGTAATAATCCACAAGCACTTGCTCAAGCCATTGATAACTTACTGAGTAATCCTAATAAATTAACTGCTGCTAAGTCTGCTGCACTGCACGCAACCGCTTCTCAGTTTTGTTGGGAGAAACAAGCACAGATCCTAGTTGAAGCAGTAAACTTTGCTATTGATCATTCAAATATTGGATAA
- a CDS encoding carbon-nitrogen hydrolase family protein produces MKSYLAAAIQMTSQPDLEKNLVQAEELIDLAVRQGAELVGLPENFPFLGLEEDKIAQAEAIAQASEKFLKTMAQRYQVTILGGGFPVPVGDSKVYNTALLIDHNGKELARYEKVHLFDVNVPDGNTYRESNTVMAGLKLPPVYHSQQLGTVGLSVCYDVRFPELYRHLAHQGADIMFVPAAFTAYTGKDHWQVLLQARAIENTCYVIAPAQTGRHYATRQTHGHAMIIDPWGTILADAGDQPGIAIAEINPTRLEQVRRQMPSLQHRVFV; encoded by the coding sequence ATGAAATCCTATCTTGCTGCCGCTATTCAAATGACCAGCCAGCCTGACCTAGAAAAAAATTTGGTTCAGGCAGAAGAACTAATTGACCTTGCCGTGCGTCAGGGTGCGGAGTTGGTAGGTCTTCCAGAAAACTTTCCGTTTTTAGGGTTAGAGGAAGATAAAATCGCACAAGCTGAAGCGATCGCCCAAGCAAGTGAAAAATTCCTCAAAACAATGGCTCAACGCTATCAGGTGACTATCTTAGGTGGCGGTTTTCCAGTACCAGTAGGCGACAGCAAAGTTTACAACACTGCCTTACTGATAGATCACAATGGCAAGGAACTTGCACGTTACGAAAAGGTACACTTGTTTGATGTCAACGTACCGGACGGTAACACCTATCGAGAATCTAATACTGTAATGGCTGGTTTAAAGCTACCGCCAGTTTATCACTCACAGCAGTTAGGTACAGTAGGGTTATCTGTTTGCTATGATGTCCGCTTCCCTGAACTTTATCGGCATTTAGCGCATCAAGGCGCTGATATTATGTTTGTACCTGCGGCATTTACAGCTTATACAGGTAAAGATCACTGGCAAGTTTTGCTGCAAGCTAGGGCTATTGAAAATACTTGCTATGTAATTGCACCTGCACAAACAGGTAGACACTATGCGACGCGCCAAACTCACGGTCATGCGATGATTATTGATCCTTGGGGGACAATTTTAGCTGATGCTGGCGATCAACCAGGAATTGCGATCGCAGAAATTAATCCTACTCGTTTAGAACAAGTGCGCCGCCAAATGCCTTCTTTGCAACATCGCGTTTTTGTTTGA
- a CDS encoding cytochrome b6-f complex subunit PetL has translation MSGVIAYFLILGTAFAIAVGLLFGLRAVKLI, from the coding sequence ATGTCTGGAGTTATCGCTTACTTTTTGATTTTAGGTACTGCTTTTGCAATCGCTGTAGGGCTGTTGTTCGGTTTAAGAGCCGTTAAATTAATCTAA